ttgacttttcaaaattaAAATCTTGAGAATTTGATACAGAGATAGAGTTCTCAAGAAAATTGAAATGAAAACCATAAATAGGCACATAAGTTATGCTAATCTATGTAGCTAATATCCCGGGTCCTCTGCCGAGATATTGGTGCAAATATCGGTCAAAATATCAGTACCAATAATATACGTGATATTGACCAatatatttgaccgatatatcatCAAGTTTCCTGACgtcagtacctttcttcttagttctaccattcgtctttcttcttattgctgctattagtgttgtaagtcttaattgttagttgttagtgttaaatgttattgttttaagtcttagtcagttGCTAcatgctacaattgttagtgttttgcaagttgcaaaaggttaatttgttaatggtaggaaagtatactgaattgttagtgttaaattgctatatatataaatttagcatgatattaaaattaccgatatcccaccgcgataaccgatatctcaaatatcagtccttgaccgatatccgatattttaatGCATTAACTACTTAGATGCTAATCAGTTATTTACGCgttttaagttaaaaaaaaaaaagaaagtatTGAAGATTGACAAAATTTCGGAGACGTAAATGACGGAAATCACGTCTGACAACTGGGGCAAAGCGCCTAAGATTATTTGGCTATTGGGCCCCGTAACCCCCCTCTTAGCCCAAGTTATGCCCGTCTTAAGTTTTGGCCATTCCTGCATTGTTTTCCTTTTTCAAATTGTTACGGATTATGTAGGCTTTGTCCCACATGGCATAACCGAGAGTTAAAGAGGGAGCAGAAAGGGACGGGCCGGCCCTAGCCCTTAGATGGGCCCAGGTGTTAGTTTCTTGTTTAGCAAGGGATTAATCCTAATTCTAGTCTATAAATATAATGAATCTCCTATATTTGTAATTGCTATAACTCAATAATACGAAAACTTAGTTGCTCCTGTGGACGTAGGTTGCACATCACGAGCGAACCACGTAAAATCTCTTGCGTCGTTTACTGCTTTTCTGTTTGTTGACCAAATGAGAATCTGATTGCAGGTAGAACTGATTAAGCCAGCGGTTGATGGTACACTCAACGTGCTTAAAGCATGTTGTGAAGTGTATGTTAAGAAAGTGGTGTATGTGTCTTCTGTAGCCGCTGTTGCGATCATACCTAATCGACCCCAGGATCGACCATTGGATGAGACTTTTTGGTCTGACCAAGAATTCTGCAGATCAAATAATGTAAGCGACATGATAATTCAGTTCTCCAAAATTGCTTAACTTTacaagaatgaaagattttggaTAAAATGTGCCACAGAGAATTGCTAATTTCGAAATTGTTTTTACCCTTTGGACCcgttaataaaaataaataaataaataaataacccgAACCGACTCATTCATAGGTAACATGTATATAATAGTGGTTCATTTGCAATAAAAAGTCATTTTAACACAAATTTGTACTGTGTTATACAGGATTGGTATTGTCTTTCTAAGACAAAAGCCGAAAGTGAGGCTTGGGAATTCTCGAAAAAGAACGGTATTGATTTTTTGTCCGTGTGCCCAACTCTTATTGTTGGGCCTATGCTTCAGAAGACAGTAAATGCTAGTAGCTTGGTTCTTATTAAGCTTCTTAAAGGTTTGCACTTTATAATGTCCATGTGTCACTGTTCACTTTTCACAGATTTATGCAACTTACCTTTTCACTATTTAATGCAACatatttgatatttactaatttgtaaccatttgatcagaCATACAACAAATGTATCAAACTTGCACATATTTGATTGTATGTATTGAACTCAAGATCTTCATTTTTGGTAACTAACTTTAAAAAATTGATTTTgatcatagttgtcaatagcggctatagcgaccGCTGTAGCGCGCTATATAGCGAAGCAACCAAGTGTCGCTATTTGGGTCATAgcgacagttttttttttttttttttgatgtaaatatcaattagatatagctataaaatagctggatttataggtttttgttaaatatacatgtaaaatagcatatataccaaggtattttgatataatatacatataaaaattttcaaaattctttttctagtgtatcgctatatataaaatagcggtcactatttgtcgctattcgctatgtaacatataggtcccttgtcgctattcgctattaacgACTATGATTTTGAATCGGTGCAAACGCGCCGAGcccgagctcgtttaacatatgaaagctcgagctcaagctcggctcgattcgagctttatttctaaagctcgagctcgtcTCGAatgtaatttttcaagctcgagcttagcttgggctcgactcgtttagtatttattaattaatttatattagttataattttattatacatataatttagttatttttttatatttatataaatggtaattatatataaatatatgtttaatatattaataaaaaatatataaacagaaagctcgtttaggctcgcgagccggctcgagctcgggctcgtttactaaacgagtttgtttttaggctcgggatcgagctcgagctcgtttaagctcggctcgttcgagttttttttcgagccgagcttgagtAGCTCGCTAGTAgcttggctcgtttgcacccctaatttTGATGTATTTAGTTACTATATAGCACGACAGCACGTAACCTTTTAAAGTTTGTTACATAAAAAGTGAAGATCTTGAGTTTAATGAATACACTTCAAATAGTTTAACCATGGTGTTTATTTATGTGCAGAAGGATATGAAGAACTAGAGAATAGGTCGCGGATGATTGTAGACGTGCGTGATCTAGCGGAAGCACTAATTTTAGTATACGAGAAACCCGAGGCCAATGGAAGATACATATGCGTATCTCATCAGATTAGGGCAAAGGATCTAGTAGAAATTTTGAAGAAGCATTATCCTGA
This genomic stretch from Helianthus annuus cultivar XRQ/B chromosome 8, HanXRQr2.0-SUNRISE, whole genome shotgun sequence harbors:
- the LOC110872250 gene encoding cinnamoyl-CoA reductase 2; this encodes MAAEKARVVCVTGAGGFVGSWLVKHLLSKDYTVHGTVRNPMDEKYGHLKKLEKASEKLKLFKADLLDYESIRAAIVGCDGVFHTASPVPPTSVPDPEVELIKPAVDGTLNVLKACCEVYVKKVVYVSSVAAVAIIPNRPQDRPLDETFWSDQEFCRSNNDWYCLSKTKAESEAWEFSKKNGIDFLSVCPTLIVGPMLQKTVNASSLVLIKLLKEGYEELENRSRMIVDVRDLAEALILVYEKPEANGRYICVSHQIRAKDLVEILKKHYPDYKYPKKFIESKDKSSVTAQKLQDLGWSYRPLEETLVDSVENYAQNGLLSKY